One genomic window of Amphiura filiformis chromosome 3, Afil_fr2py, whole genome shotgun sequence includes the following:
- the LOC140148068 gene encoding uncharacterized protein — protein MAVEPSTGPLKVFLWTTGRSLSNAILKCMTYVPNTIAWHEPYSKIGKFSDVVESSPIDAESEPVRMLVKKLGGASAVAKIESGYDASDKDYDWLKEQLESDLPDGKSMLFVKDNGAIIGRLALHDKIPKGFRHTFLIRNPNISIMSRLKMYLKIFQAKSVNLPGGLHETPFLQFNEYLNALWKYVKDEELESRPVIIDVDDLLENPKEIIEAYCKEIGIPFTENLLTWPAGDDVMTNLWIVPKQSILVFRILGFGDKAFAHTEFKKLPVSAFDGSSKDDEFLKQIPSSFSISSENVKEIIDREMPYYEEMYSKRLTLNK, from the coding sequence ATGGCCGTCGAACCTTCCACCGGTCCTCTAAAAGTGTTTCTCTGGACAACTGGTCGCTCATTATCGAATGCGATTCTCAAATGCATGACGTATGTGCCAAACACTATAGCGTGGCACGAACCATACTCGAAGATCGGAAAATTCTCCGATGTAGTTGAAAGTAGTCCTATAGATGCTGAGTCCGAACCTGTACGAATGTTGGTGAAGAAGCTTGGAGGCGCATCTGCAGTAGCCAAGATAGAAAGTGGGTACGACGCAAGTGACAAAGATTACGATTGGCTGAAAGAACAATTGGAATCTGACTTACCTGATGGAAAGAGCATGCTTTTTGTCAAAGATAACGGAGCTATAATTGGTAGATTAGCACTTCATGATAAAATCCCAAAGGGATTTCGCCACACCTTTCTGATACGAAATCCTAACATATCGATTATGTCTCGTCTAAAGATGTATCTGAAAATATTTCAAGCGAAGTCCGTTAACCTTCCAGGCGGTCTACACGAAACCCCTTTCTTACAGTTTAATGAGTATTTGAATGCGTTATGGAAGTACGTCAAAGACGAGGAATTGGAGTCCCGCCCTGTGATCATTGATGTTGACGATTTGTTGGAGAATCCGAAAGAAATAATTGAGGCGTACTGTAAAGAAATTGGTATTCCATTCACCGAAAATCTACTGACATGGCCCGCGGGGGATGACGTCATGACAAACCTATGGATAGTACCCAAACAGTCTATCCTTGTTTTCCGTATATTGGGATTTGGCGACAAAGCCTTTGCACACACAGAATTTAAGAAACTTCCGGTGTCAGCTTTTGACGGTAGCAGCAAAGACGATGAATTTCTCAAGCAGATTCCATCATCATTTTCGATATCATCGGAAAATGTGAAGGAGATAATCGACAGAGAAATGCCCTACTATGAAGAAATGTACAGCAAACGGCTGACTCTAAACAAATAA